Sequence from the Meleagris gallopavo isolate NT-WF06-2002-E0010 breed Aviagen turkey brand Nicholas breeding stock chromosome Z, Turkey_5.1, whole genome shotgun sequence genome:
GCAAGCCAGTCATGAGAGGTAATCCACAGTGAGGCTGCTTGGAAGACATAAATGCCCTCCTGTTTCTCCTTTTAATTGCTCTGCTGATATCTTCAGAGTATTGCTGCTGACTTTCTCAGGTGCTGCAATTAGGCAGCAGTGGGCGCATTAAAAGAGGTGTCCTCTCCTGCTATACTGGAACCTTGCTGCCAGCACGGGGTAATAAAGTAGGCCATTTTGCTATAGCAAAGGCAGTAGTAGACAAATGTGGAGCCAGCTCCTCCATTCTGACATGCTGGATTTCCTTGTCCAAGCCCTTCAGCTGCGATCCAGCTGCCTGTGATATTCCTCTCTAGATGGGCATCGTGCCATCTTCTGACATTTGACATTTACAGCATCTGAGTGCATCTGTTGCAACTACCATATGTCTGGAGTAGATGACAAGGAAACTGGAAGTTTGCTTTGGAAATCTGAACCTCCTCTTGTGACTACTGAGCAGTAAAGTTACCTGGCATTTGAGCAATGGGAGGGCAGTCAGGCAGGAGCATAAATTGTAAATGGGTGCCACTGTTCATGGGCCTAGCTGCCTTTAAGGAGCATGCCTTAACTGCAGGACTCTGGGAAGAGCAGGCATGGGCAACAAAATGCACATCTGAAGCTTGACCCACATCTGAAGCATGGAAAGTTGCCATGCTTGAGCACTACTCCTGGATCTTTGGCAAGTGTGCTTAATTAAACTTGCTGAGGGCAGAGTGACATGCGTGTAGTGAAACAGAATGAGCCTGTGATTGCTTGAAGTCAGAAGCTCCATTTCCTACAGATTATCTCAAAGCTGAAGATTCAGTTTTTAACACAGTGTGTTAGTACATGAGTTTGTTCTTGACAGGGCTTATTTgtgcatttttccttctatttggTACCTATTTCCACAGCACTTACAGGAGCATTACTCTTTGCTGGACCTCAGCTCCCTCCATTAAATGCAACCAAAATTAGCTAATGGACTTTAAATTTGTTAAATTAGAGGTGTACCACTCCACCTATCCCCTGAACTATGCCGAAGgattattttcatataaaatccTGGGGAACATGCTTACTCTAATTGGTACTTGTTCTCCGATAGTAGCTGATGTTCCAGTGCCACAAGTGTGCAGGGTGAGAAGTGAAGTTGAGTGTAAGGAGGctctttcaacattttcatataaaatatgtttatttttgagTCAGTGCTTCATCATTTTATCCTAGAAAAAGCTCGTGTTTTATGTGCTTGCAACTCTCATCAATGCTTCCCTCTCTTCCAGGGCCCCAGGATTGCTGCCATATGAATCTTTCACAATGGTGGCAGTGAAAATGCTGAAAGAGGAAGCATCTGCAGACATGCAAGCGGACTTCCAGAGGGAGGCAGCCCTCATGGCTGAATTTGACAATCCAAACATTGTCAAGCTCTTAGGTATCTGAACAAGGTGCTCATGTATGGGGGTACCTCCTCCTGCAAATCTGCTGGTGTTTTGCTAGGGGCACAGGCATGCATGACCAGTGCTGAGTGACGATGGACTGTTCTACAAGAGAAAATAGCTTGTTCAGAAGGGGTGAGCTTTGCTATGAGTCACTGCATGCTCTGCTAAATTCTTTACCAGAACAAGTCTGGAAATGTAGGTCATAAGCAGCTGCCTTAGCAGGACAGTACCTTGTAACAAAGCCTGCTCATCCTGTGGTAGAGCCTGCTGCTGACCATCTTGGCGCTTAGATCTGCTTCCAGCTTCTTAACACTGAAGCAGATGTCTTGCAGGGAAGACACGGGCTTCCTGGAGCTATGATTTATTTCGCGggtacttaagaaaaaaaacaagcacatgTCTTGTTAGTTTTATGGATCCCACTTACTATTGTCATGTCTGAACATTCACCAgcattagaaaaacaaagtgaagcaaacaaacaaaaaagccaaccaCAACGAAAgtctcttccttcccctcccttcacagctgaaacaaaactatgttttcttggtttttttggAAAGACTTGGTTCCACAGCTTCGCTAATAGGTCATTCCTCTTCACAGAAAGCTGCCAACTGGAGTTTATTTCAGTAAATCTTTAGTTTCTGACTGAAGTGGATGCTGCTCTCCACCATCACCTTGCAGTCCCACTTAGGGTTACTGTAGGCAGACCTGATCCCTGTGAACATgcagctgagatttttttttaatttattatttaatttatttcaatagGAAATTCCACAAAATCTGGAAATGCATAAACTGCAGGTTTGGGAAAATTGGGTTGACATGAGCACTTtggcagcagaagaaagcagcaggaaatgcCCCAGTCTCAagtaaacattatttttttgtcaACACATTGTAGGTTAGGAAAGGCAAAGATGCAGGAGCAAACTAGTCTCACATTCAGGGGATGTGGGGAAAGCAGACATGTTTTTGAGCACAGCTTAGATGATAAAACCCTCACATACTTTCCTCATGCTTGTCAGATCCTGATTTTATGACACTGGAAACAGCTATCTGTTTTTTCTCAAAGATTCATGTGTTAGATTATCAACATGAAGTTCAGATTTCACAATCAGCTGGATCACCAATTGCTAAATGGCCCTAAGGAAGCAAAACGCGTACACTTCAAATTCTGGCTTTCACTAGTTGACAAGTTAAATAGCAGgcacacaaatatttttgcctATCTTTCTAACTGGTTTTATGTTACTGTGTGGTCCGTAAATCTGGTTAAAAAGTTAGGTTTGGGAATTTATATGATGAACTGATGATCATTGCATGCACTCACAATACTAATGCAGTACAGACTcttctatttcaaaattttcttgtaaaatatatataattaggTACATCTAATTGGTGTGTCTGATCTGAGTCACATTAGTAGATCATTAGAAATCATTGAACAAAGCAAGGTGAATGTTTCTCTACAGACTAGCATGCTGCAACTGAATCACATTCAGTCCTTTTGCACTATGGAAGTAGAGTCCACTGCTCATGCTGGACCCTGGTGAAGCTGGTGCAGAACCAAGCACATGCCCATCAGTCAGGCTGGGTTAGTGACTTGTTAGTGTCTCTCACCTAGCTTGGATTTAGATTCCTTTTGAAAAGCTTCAAAGACATAAAGAAACATGATGAAATTTGATGGGGAGGATTGCATGCTTCACATTTTCCTCTGTCCCCACATGCATTCTTGGGAATCTCCCCTTTGTGTTAAGTATTTTTTGGATATTTTTCGGTCTTGCCACAGCAGAAACTTCTTTCTCTACAAATGACTTGAATGGTGCATCTATCTTTTTCCAGGTGTGTGTGCTGTTGGGAAACCCATGTGCCTGCTGTTTGAGTACATGGCCTACGGTGATCTCAATGAGTACCTGCGCAACCGCTCGCCCCGCAATCTCTGCAGTCTAGTGCAGGGTACCCTGGAGGCACGGGCCTGCCTCTCCAATCCGCTGGCACTATGCTGTACCAGCCAGCTCTGCATTGCCAAGCAGGTGGCCGCAGGCATGGCCTATCTCTCTGAGCGCAAGTTTGTTCATCGGGACTTGGCCACCAGAAACTGCCTGGTGGGGGAGAACATGGTGGTCAAAATTGCTGACTTTGGCCTCTCAAGGAACATGTATTCAGCTGATTACTACAAAGCCAATGAGAATGATGCCATCCCCATCCGCTGGATGCCCCCCGAGTCCATTTTTTATAACCGGTACACCACAGAGTCTGATGTGTGGGCCTATGGAGTGGTGCTGTGGGAGATCTTCTCCTATGGCATGCAGCCCTACTATGGGATGGCTCATGAGGAGGTCATCTACTACGTGAGGGATGGGAACATCCTGTCGTGCCCGGACAATTGTCCTCTGGAGCTCTACAACCTGATGCGTCTCTGCTGGAGCAAGCTGCCAGCTGACCGGCCAAGCTTTGCCAGTATCCACCGCATCCTAGAGCGCATGTATGAGAGGGCTGTGGCCTCCCCATAGGTCTGAGGGGTGTGGTGAGGAGGCTGTCATGTCTACCTGCCTGCAGGCTCCTGAGCTCAAAGCTCTGATTTAGAGGGAGGAGAAACATCTTGTTCCTCTACCAAGCAAGGAGTGTGGATTGCAACCCCTTCAGGGTGGACCATATCTCCTCGAGGTGGACTTTACCTCCCAAATTATGGGGATAGCTCCCAGCCACCAAGCTGGTGCTCCTTGGGTTGGTTGGCGAGCTGGCTGTGTTAGCTCAGGACCTGCTTTAGTCATTTCCAGGAGCACAGAGTTCCCCAGGCAAAGCAACTTCTTCCTGGGGCAACTTCTTTACCCAGCAGTTTTCTCGCTCTTCTTCTGCATTTATGCACCTGGCTTTTAACTTTCTGTTCCCTTCCTTGTATGTTTTCAACTACTATCTGTANNNNNNNNNNNNNNNNNNNNNNNNNNNNNNNNNNNNNNNNNNNNNNNNNNNNNNNNNNNNNNNNNNNNNNNNNNNNNNNNNNNNNNNNNNNNNNNNNNNNAGATTGCAGAAATTAATCCTGTTTTGGATTCtgtttatcattttatttttgcatgctCACTTCATTTTGTAGAGGAAGGATATTGCTGAAGGCATAGTCCACTGActttttaattccctttttctgtttgttgcttATGAACACAACACAGAGTCAAATCAGCAGCCCACAGGACCACCAGTGGTAGACAGTATGTCAACAAAATCTTATCTAAGATTTATCTTCAAAAGAGAGAAGTCCACACTGAGGGTCATTTGACTTTTGCTAAGATTTCACCAAAAATCTCATGTATAGTAGCCAGTCTTCTCACCCAGTCCTACAACAAAGCCACTGGTTGTTAATGGACAAATTCATCCTAAAGGCCCAGTACTGCACCCATCTGGTCTCTTGGGTGTGTTTATTTCCCTGTACCTGCAGTACAGTGCCCACCATGCTGAGATTAGGGAGAAACATAGAttcacagactcatagaatcaccaaggttagagaagacctccaagaccatccagtccagTTGCTCACctgccaccaatatttccccattaAACCATAGCCCTTGGTACAACATCTAGATGTTTCTTGAACGAATCTAGGGATGGTGaactcaatcacctccctgggcagcctgtaccagcaCCTAACCACTCCTACAGAATACAAATCgcttccttgctcctgctggcaacaccattTCTGATCCAAACCAGGACGTCATTGGCCTTCTTAGTCACttgggcacattgctggctcacgttcaggTGAGTGCTGACTAACaccccaggtccatttcttccacacagccTTCAAGCTACTCTTCctcaagcctgtagcattgcctggggttattgtggccaaagtgccAGGACCAGgcacttgatcttgttgaacATCATCCCCCTGGCCTCAGCTCAGTAATCCAGCCTGTCCACATCCCtttgtagggccttcctaccctcaggcagacTGTCACTTCCTCCAActtgtctgcaaacttactgagggtgcactcagtcctctcatccaggtcatcaataaagatgttaaacaggacaGACCTCAATACTGACCACTGGGGCATACCACTCATGACtagttgccagctggatttaactccattcaccaccactttCTGGGACCAGCCCTCCAACCAGTTCTTCACCCAGCAAAGaatgtacctgtccaagccagTACCTGTCAGCTTCCCCAGGAAAACACTGcgggagacagtgtcaaaggctttgacAAAATCTAGGTAGACTGCATCAACAGCCTTTCTGTCATCCACCAGCTTGGTTACTCGATCATAGAAGGACATCAGGTTGGTaaagcaggacctgccttttgTGAACAAagctggctgggcctgatccccaTGTTGTCCTGCACATGCTATGTGATCTTATTCAAAATGATCTGCTCTATAACCtttcctggcactgaggtcaggttgacaggcctgtagttcgTCAAGTCCTCCTTATAatccttcttgtagatgggagtcacactgACAcgcctccaatcctctgggacctctctgATTTACCAGGAACATTGATAGGTGGTGGAAATTGGCTTGGCAATCACCACTGCCAGTTTCCTCAGCACTCTTGGGTGGATTTCATCTGGCCCCGTGGACTTGTTGCAGTCTAGATGGAGTAGAAGGTCTCTTTACCCGTTTCCACCTGAACTGTAGtgggtttattctgctccctgTCCAAGACTTCAGGTCAGGGGGTACCCCAAGGATAACTGGTCTAACTTTTAAGGACAGAACTAAAGAAAGCATTGAGaacttcagccttttccttgtCCTTGGTGGTCATTTTCGCAGACACATTCAGTAAaagatggagattctccttatCCCTCCTCCttctgttaatatatttgtaaaaaagttttttcttctcttctagcCCAGCAGCCAAGTTCAAGTCGGGCTTTtgattttctaattttctccctgcacatcctaacaacttctttgtaTTCTCCCTGAGTTGcccatcccttcttccacaggaaaTAGGTtcactttttctcctggagcctcaggAAAAAATTCCCTGTTCATCCACACTGGTCTTCTTCGCCGCCGGCTCAGCTTATGTCACCGGaggacagcctgctccagtgcctttaagacttccttcatGAGGGGTAACCAGAGTTCCTGGACCCATTTACTCTTCAGGATTGAATAACAAAGGATCCTCACTACCAGCATCCTGAACAGTTCAAAGTCTGCCTTCTGGAAGTGGCAGTTTTGCAGGGCCCCCTTCTGACTTCACCAAGAATCAAGAACATtaccatttcatggtcactctgtccaagacagcccCTGTCCTCCTCATCTCCCACAAGTCCTGGTCTGTGTGAACAGCGGGGCTCTTCCTTTGGTAGGCTTCCTTACCAGCTGCAACAGGAAGTTGTCTTCCACATATTTTAGAAACCTCCTAGAatgcttcttctgtgctgtcttGTACTTCCAGCATAGATCAAGGAAGGTGTAGTCTTCCATGAGAACAAGGGCTGGTGATTATGCAACTTCTGCCAGCTTCTTGTAGGGTgcctcatctgtctcttcatcctaGTTAGGCAGTCTATAACAGATGCCCACTAGCATGTCCACCCTGTTGGCCCTCCCTCTCATCCTCACTCATAGACACTAAACCTTATCATTCCTAGTCTCCAGCTCTATGACATTGAAACTCTAACATAGAGATCTACCCCTTCTTCcttgcctgtctcttctgaaaAGCTTATAGCCATCCGTTACAGCTTCAGCTGTGGGAGTaatcccaccatgtttctgtaatGGCAACTAAGTCATAGTTTGCCTGTTGCATAATAACTTCCAGGTCTTCCTGTTTGTTCCCCAACTTTCAAGCACTGGtatagatgcacttcagctgagccaTCTGCCTCACCCCCAGACCCATCATAGTTCCCCTAGGGTCATCTCTGTTGAGCCTGGTTTTATCCCCTTTtcccttcatacctagtttaagCCCTCTCATCAAACCCCGCCAGCTCCTGGGCTAGGATCTGTTTCCTCCTTTCAGATAGGTGAGACCCATCAGCAGCCATCATGCCATACCTCTGGAAGTGAAAACATCCTCCTTCCTTGCAGAAACATAGGAGTTTGTGTCATGTATTTCCCTGCTGGTCTTTCCCTTgtgtttctgattttccttttctgacaCCATCTCTTTATCCCTGAAAGCTCTTTGGCAGCTTTTGTTGGCCACCACCTCCCATGCTGCAGTAGGAAGTTAGGGTGATATGTACTATCTGTGGCCTTCAGGGACTGCCGGCCAGCCAGAGACATGTCTAAAAGAGGGCTTCACTCTTCAACAAATGAAGTGTTGCAGTCTGCCCATTCACAGGTCAGAAATGAAACTGCCTCTCTATATATGGTCCTCATCCCACTTGCAAGCACCATATGTCATTTCTCTACTGAAATTATCTAAATTGTAACATCTATATCACTGACAGAGAAAAAGAGGCTCCTCTGAGGACACATTTTACTGTTTGCTTCTTTGGGCATTGAGGAGTAATTATCTCAGCCTCATTGCTAACAGAAATAGGGTCAGCGCTGGGGATGAGCATTCTCCCCACAGAACACCACGGGTGAGTGAGTGGCTGGCGTGGCATCTGTAACTGGAATACCTTGGCTGAGTTCACTCAGTGAACAGCAGTGGAGAGCAGCCGGGGTTCCTGAGAGGTAAGTTTGGAAATTTCTGCCAACTGTTATGTAGTTCAAAACTGGAAAACATGTGCCTTCCACGGGTTTGGCCATTCTGTTTAGAGAAGTGGGATCAGGCCTTGGACTAGAGAGTGGTGTGGATACTGCACGAGTATGGCAGGACAAACAGCACCTCCTTCCTATATGGAAGGTGTCCTACACCaaaaaaaggtagaaataaGATGTTGGTGTGTTTACCAGCTGCTAGTCTGAACAGACACACTTGCAGATGGAAGGACAGCCCTTCTTGTTGCAGTTCCCTGGCCAAACTTTTCTTCATTGACAACTTTTGCAGCCAGTGTGGGCTTGCCATCACAGGAGTGGAAAATTTGGTTTTCTCTGCTTGTCTTTCTTTGCACTGCAAGCATATGTCGAAACCTGTGTTGGTTAGTAACAGCAAGTTAGGATGGAGAATGCTTCACCTGTTGTAAGAGAAAAGATCTTTTCGAGATCATTTAACTGAGCAGCTCTCTGAAGTGTGCTCTGGGAAGATGACAGTTGAGTCTACAGTGCAGTCCAGCTGGAGGGCCTAGTGCCTCAATGGCAACGTCCTTTGAGGATTATGTGCTGACAGGTcttctgctgctccagctgtgtCTTTCCCTTGTGCTGAGTTTCCTCCTTGGTGTCCTCCTGTCCTCCTGTTGTCCAACCTGATGAAAGCTGGTGGCTGAATTGCTTTCAGGATTTGGCTTATTTTACacgtttatttttttctctgtttgagAGGTATGCTTACCTCTGTGGGTGCTATAAATTGTGTACTGCAGAGATTTTTAGGCAGTTCTGTATATCTATCACATAACTAATTATTTTGAATGGGAGTAAGCAATGCAAgtgtgagagaagaaaaaagaaaggagaatacttaaataaaaaaaactgttggaaagcaaaaatattttgcagtgtCATGTCTGGATTTGCAGTTCATCCAGAGGGAAAAGTTGTACCAAACCCAAACATTTTGGCACTTCATTTCCCATTCTCACCAATGGCAGTGGGAGCCTTGCAGTCAGCAGCACTGGATGGGAATCTTGTGGAGAAGGAGAGGACTTACAGCACAGCTGCTATACTTGCTCTTTCTCCCAGTATCCTGGCTGAACATCTGCTGCAATTATTGTGAGTGGCATcctaaaacaaacagcacagcaatacTTTCCTATTGCTTAACAACTGTATTAACTGTGTAGTAAAACATAAATTCCCTCCCTGATTTGCCTGAGATACGATCAGTTGTTTTGGATATGATCAAatttgttttggagaagcttCTCTCAAATACTCAGTGTCTTCAGTACTCCAAGGGTATACAatcattgctttgcttttgctgtttgttACACATTTCATGACTGAAGGCTTTGAACTGTGCCTCAGGCACAGATAACTATTCCTGTCCCCCGTGTAGCTCATGTGtgtaatattttataaaataaagaggaaaggaTTAACACTGATCCCGACCTctctattttcttccttcatcagcactggatttatttttgaaaatggatGTATTTTATCTTATTAGAACAGCTCTAGTACTGCTTTAATATCACAATGGCTGTACTGTAGGAGATTATAGTCAGATGTTTGCAGAGGCTCTCAGATCAGGTTTGCTGCAATTATCCTATTAGGTGTGCTtgaaggctttttattttttggggggTTGGGAGGGGGAGAGAAGGAGTATACCAGTGATTTAAATTGTATGCTGTAGGGATGCATCAAAGCACTACAGACAGAACAGGGCACTTCAAAGAAATTGTCCAGGTTGTGCTGGAGGAGCCTTCTTGCAGGGCAGAATTTAGGTGGAAAAAAGAGAGCACTGAATTCTCAGCATGACAGTCCCCATCCTGAGGCCAGTGTTGTGAGGAGTAGGAAGACATCAGCACAGCAATGTGGGGTGGAATTCTTGGATGTTTTCCCTTGTTGCAGCAG
This genomic interval carries:
- the MUSK gene encoding muscle, skeletal receptor tyrosine-protein kinase isoform X4; translated protein: MEENSQRGIYKPGLMLLALPECNRLPSLHQDPSACTHIPFFDFKKENITRTCYSGNGQFYQGWANITASGIPCQKWSDQAPHLHRRTPQVFPELSDAENYCRNPGGENERPWCYTKDPSVTWEYCNVSPCGDASSSLGTRKPNGETPNLPPPPSYSPTYSMNVIISIISSFALIVILGIITLVCCRRRKQWKNKTRESETPTLTTLPSELLLDRLHPNPMYQRMPLLLNPKLLSLEYPRNNIEYVRDIGEGAFGRVFQARAPGLLPYESFTMVAVKMLKEEASADMQADFQREAALMAEFDNPNIVKLLGVCAVGKPMCLLFEYMAYGDLNEYLRNRSPRNLCSLVQGTLEARACLSNPLALCCTSQLCIAKQVAAGMAYLSERKFVHRDLATRNCLVGENMVVKIADFGLSRNMYSADYYKANENDAIPIRWMPPESIFYNRYTTESDVWAYGVVLWEIFSYGMQPYYGMAHEEVIYYVRDGNILSCPDNCPLELYNLMRLCWSKLPADRPSFASIHRILERMYERAVASP